One genomic segment of bacterium includes these proteins:
- a CDS encoding ATP-dependent Clp protease ATP-binding subunit: MFNRFTERAKRVVMMAKEEAARMNHPQVGTEHILLGLLRVGSGVALAVIEKLGIDSKKIRVEIEKKAQTGSPTLVLGEMPLSPQAKRVLEFAMEEASALGHNYVGTEHIFLGLIREKEGIAAQVLEQMGLNLEKMRAEIMDLLGGEPLGAAAGHAGAGDAGAKTKTPALDAFGTNLTKLAIDGKLDPVIGRKDEIERVIHVLSRRKKNNPVLLGDAGVGKTAIVEGLGQQIVAGNVPDSIKGKRLITLDLASMVAGTKYRGQFEERIKAVMSEIKKSDDVILFIDEIHNLVGAGAAEGAIDASSMLKPALARGDIQCIGATTVNEYRKYIEKDAALERRFQTIMVEAPSVKETIEILKGLRDKYEAYHRVKILDEALEAAAKLSDRYITDRFLPDKAIDVIDEAGAKVRLSVTTAPLDVKKLEKQLDEVRREKESAVKTQDFEKAAQLRDREKKLKAELSNQQKDWNQSNKKASAVVTTEVIAEIVSKWTGIPIQRLQEAEAKKLLKMEEALHKRIIGQDEPIEAISRAIRRSRSGLKDPKRPVGSFIFLGPTGVGKTELAKTLAEFLFGDRDALIRLDMSEYMEKFAVSRLIGAPPGYVGYEEGGQLTEKVRRRPYSVVLLDEIEKAHPDVFNILLQVFDDGRLTDSLNHTVDFRNTVLIMTSNIGTRDIKRGSLGFRSSDAKRTYEETKSKLMSEVKQVFRPEFINRLDEVIVFHELTKDELKKIVDLMLSDVYSRLESDGIKLHITSQVKDFLIEKGYDPVYGARPLQRAIQRYIEDPLSEEILRRKISKGSIIEVVQKGDKLDFSIKRQKAVKNIRSKG; this comes from the coding sequence ATGTTTAATAGATTTACTGAAAGAGCAAAACGTGTGGTTATGATGGCAAAGGAAGAAGCTGCCCGCATGAATCATCCACAGGTTGGAACAGAACATATTTTACTTGGTCTTCTTAGAGTGGGTAGTGGAGTAGCTCTAGCAGTAATTGAAAAATTGGGTATAGATTCAAAAAAGATAAGAGTAGAAATAGAGAAAAAAGCACAAACAGGTTCTCCTACATTAGTACTTGGAGAGATGCCTTTAAGTCCACAAGCTAAAAGAGTTCTAGAGTTCGCGATGGAAGAAGCGTCCGCACTGGGACATAATTATGTTGGGACAGAACATATATTTCTGGGCTTAATTCGCGAAAAAGAGGGAATTGCGGCTCAGGTTCTTGAACAAATGGGACTTAATTTGGAAAAGATGAGAGCTGAAATAATGGACCTTCTCGGTGGCGAGCCTTTAGGCGCAGCAGCAGGTCATGCAGGGGCAGGGGACGCTGGAGCAAAAACCAAGACACCAGCGCTTGATGCATTTGGCACTAATCTCACAAAACTTGCAATTGACGGAAAGCTTGATCCTGTTATAGGGAGAAAGGATGAAATAGAGAGAGTAATTCATGTATTAAGCAGGAGGAAAAAGAATAATCCTGTTCTTTTAGGAGATGCGGGAGTTGGTAAAACAGCCATTGTAGAGGGATTGGGCCAGCAAATAGTTGCTGGGAATGTTCCTGATTCCATTAAAGGGAAAAGGCTAATAACCCTTGATTTAGCTTCCATGGTTGCCGGGACAAAGTATCGCGGGCAGTTTGAAGAAAGAATTAAAGCTGTTATGTCAGAGATAAAAAAATCAGATGACGTGATATTGTTTATTGATGAAATACATAATTTAGTAGGCGCAGGCGCTGCAGAAGGCGCAATAGATGCTTCCAGTATGCTGAAGCCTGCGTTAGCCAGAGGAGATATTCAGTGTATTGGAGCAACAACTGTGAATGAATACAGAAAATACATTGAAAAGGATGCTGCCCTAGAAAGGCGTTTTCAGACAATTATGGTTGAAGCTCCGTCTGTAAAGGAAACAATAGAGATATTAAAGGGACTAAGAGATAAGTATGAAGCGTATCATAGAGTAAAGATATTAGATGAAGCACTTGAGGCTGCAGCAAAACTGTCTGATCGTTATATAACCGATAGATTTTTGCCAGATAAGGCAATAGATGTCATAGATGAAGCTGGTGCAAAGGTTCGGCTATCAGTCACCACTGCGCCTTTGGATGTAAAAAAACTTGAAAAGCAGCTAGATGAAGTTAGAAGGGAAAAGGAATCAGCTGTCAAAACGCAGGATTTTGAAAAGGCAGCGCAATTAAGAGATAGAGAGAAAAAGCTAAAGGCTGAACTCTCTAATCAGCAGAAAGACTGGAACCAGTCAAATAAAAAGGCGTCTGCTGTAGTAACTACTGAGGTGATTGCAGAGATTGTGTCCAAGTGGACAGGCATACCAATTCAGAGACTTCAGGAAGCAGAGGCTAAAAAGCTTCTCAAGATGGAAGAGGCTCTGCATAAGCGTATTATTGGACAGGACGAACCAATAGAAGCAATCAGCAGGGCAATAAGACGCTCACGATCAGGACTAAAAGATCCAAAAAGACCTGTTGGCTCATTTATTTTTCTGGGACCTACAGGAGTAGGAAAAACTGAGCTTGCAAAGACACTGGCGGAGTTTTTATTTGGTGATAGAGATGCTCTTATACGTCTTGATATGTCAGAGTACATGGAGAAATTTGCTGTATCAAGACTTATTGGGGCCCCTCCAGGATATGTGGGCTATGAAGAAGGTGGACAGCTTACTGAAAAGGTAAGAAGGAGGCCATACTCTGTGGTTCTTCTTGATGAGATAGAAAAGGCGCATCCTGATGTTTTTAATATACTCTTGCAGGTATTTGATGATGGCAGGTTGACAGACAGTTTGAACCATACTGTGGATTTTAGAAATACAGTATTAATTATGACATCAAACATTGGCACACGCGATATAAAGCGCGGATCTTTGGGATTTCGCTCTTCAGATGCAAAACGGACGTATGAGGAAACTAAGTCCAAACTTATGAGCGAGGTTAAACAGGTGTTCAGACCTGAATTTATTAATAGATTGGACGAAGTAATAGTGTTTCATGAACTCACTAAAGATGAACTAAAAAAGATAGTGGATTTGATGTTAAGCGATGTATATTCACGTCTCGAATCAGATGGAATAAAATTGCATATCACTTCTCAGGTGAAGGATTTTCTTATTGAAAAAGGCTATGATCCTGTTTATGGAGCAAGACCTCTTCAAAGGGCTATACAGCGTTATATTGAAGACCCTCTCTCTGAAGAAATATTAAGGAGAAAAATTTCCAAAGGCTCTATAATAGAGGTTGTTCAAAAGGGAGATAAATTAGATTTTAGTATAAAAAGACAAAAAGCTGTTAAAAACATAAGGAGCAAAGGATAA